In Synergistaceae bacterium, the following proteins share a genomic window:
- a CDS encoding 3-isopropylmalate dehydratase — MKKKIIGRVHKFGDDINTDYIIAGKYTKTLDFSSLAEHVFEDIAPGFAGR, encoded by the coding sequence AGATCATCGGTAGGGTCCATAAGTTCGGGGACGACATCAACACCGACTACATCATCGCGGGCAAATATACGAAGACCCTCGACTTCTCCTCGCTGGCGGAGCACGTCTTCGAGGACATCGCCCCCGGGTTCGCCGGACG